A genomic stretch from Candidatus Cloacimonadota bacterium includes:
- a CDS encoding TldD/PmbA family protein, which produces MNYQKLAIEKADSLGVEYADIRIQTTHSEVIYLRNLSLKNTRDNVIRGYGIRVLKNGAWGFAHSNVFTKEAVIKTVERAYKIALNSAKIKNGEGIKLASERSYIDSYRTPVKIDPFQVPLREKVDLMLEVNKTMLNFQEIKQAMFFVHSQTDDKIFASTLGSKLNISTTFVAPMITATAVTENDSQSRSFQSGGQAKGWEMILENNFLEKASFLAEEAIIKVNAESLKEEKRRDLLLDPVHLSLTMHESVGHPTELDRVLGWEADFAGISFATPEKLKNYKYGSEIVNLSGDNTLEEGLATAGYDDDGVPGQKWQIVKNGILNEYGTTRETAPFIGEKMSRGCNRATYYYDFPINRIPNLYLEPGEKPLTPQELISDTEDGVYIEGQGSFSIDQHRENFQFGGDMFWEIKNGKRVRPLKKIIYKSNNPEFWNSVDAICDKRFWKPFGVVNCGKGQPMQAGRMTHGASLTRFRKIRVGGSQ; this is translated from the coding sequence GTGAACTACCAAAAATTAGCCATCGAAAAAGCGGATTCACTCGGTGTCGAATATGCTGACATCCGCATCCAGACAACTCATTCAGAAGTAATTTATCTGCGGAATTTGAGTTTAAAGAATACACGGGATAATGTCATTCGCGGTTACGGAATCAGAGTTCTTAAAAACGGAGCCTGGGGATTTGCACATAGCAATGTTTTTACAAAAGAAGCAGTGATCAAAACTGTGGAAAGAGCATACAAAATTGCCCTGAATTCAGCGAAGATCAAGAATGGAGAGGGAATCAAACTTGCAAGCGAACGCAGTTACATCGATTCTTACCGAACTCCGGTAAAGATCGATCCGTTCCAGGTTCCGCTGCGGGAGAAAGTGGATCTGATGCTGGAAGTGAATAAAACCATGCTCAACTTTCAAGAGATCAAGCAGGCGATGTTCTTTGTCCATTCTCAAACAGATGACAAAATATTTGCATCAACGCTCGGATCGAAACTTAATATTTCCACAACCTTTGTTGCTCCCATGATTACTGCTACTGCAGTTACTGAAAATGACAGTCAATCACGATCTTTCCAGAGCGGAGGACAGGCAAAAGGCTGGGAAATGATCCTGGAAAATAACTTTCTGGAAAAGGCTTCTTTTCTGGCAGAAGAAGCGATCATCAAAGTAAATGCTGAATCTTTGAAAGAGGAAAAACGGAGAGACCTGCTCCTCGATCCGGTACACTTGTCCCTGACAATGCACGAATCTGTGGGTCATCCAACCGAACTGGATCGAGTTCTCGGATGGGAAGCTGATTTTGCGGGAATTTCTTTTGCTACTCCTGAAAAATTAAAGAATTACAAATACGGTTCTGAAATCGTGAATTTGTCTGGTGATAACACTTTGGAAGAGGGATTGGCAACTGCCGGATACGATGACGACGGTGTTCCCGGACAAAAATGGCAGATCGTCAAAAACGGCATTCTGAACGAATACGGAACAACTCGCGAAACTGCCCCTTTTATTGGAGAAAAAATGAGTCGCGGCTGCAATCGAGCCACCTATTATTACGATTTCCCGATCAATCGTATTCCGAACCTTTATCTGGAACCGGGAGAAAAACCACTCACACCCCAGGAACTCATTTCCGATACGGAAGATGGAGTTTACATCGAAGGTCAAGGTTCTTTCTCTATTGATCAGCATCGAGAAAACTTTCAATTCGGCGGAGATATGTTCTGGGAGATCAAGAATGGTAAGAGAGTGCGACCGCTGAAAAAGATCATCTACAAATCCAACAATCCCGAATTCTGGAACAGTGTAGATGCAATTTGTGACAAGCGTTTTTGGAAACCTTTCGGTGTCGTAAACTGCGGG